GCGTTAGCTAAGTAATTGTGGCCGATTACGGTTCTTCGTATCTTTCCATCCAAACCTCGCTAAAGGATTTATATCCGAATAGGTCCCCCATAATCATAGCGGTTTCCAAAACCAAACCTTATGAAGTGGTGAGAGAAGCATACCTCCAAGGAATTCGCGAATTCGGAGAAAACTATATTCCCGAAGCCATTGCCAAATTCACAAAATTAAGAGAAGAGTTTCCAGATGCGGAAAGCTCTGTGCACTTACACCATATCGGACCTGTCCAATCAGGAACCTTACGAAAGTTATTTGGCGTTTTTTCGCATACACATGGTGTGGGAAGTATCTCTTCCTTAAAGGAACTCCTGAAACGTGCCGAAAAAGAAAAAAAACAAATTCGATATTTCATCCAGGCCAATCTTACAGAAGAAAATACAAAACATGGAATGGGTTTCGAGACTTTACGAAATATGAAAGATTCACTTTCTAGTTACCAAAATGAATTTTGTATTTGGGAGGGTTTTATGGGAATGGGACCCTCAACAGGTGATTTGGCAGAAACAAAAGAAGTGTTTTCCTTACTTGCGGAATTACGTGATACATATTTTCCCGATAAAAAATTATCAATGGGAATGAGTGGTGATTATGAAATCGCTGCCTCTTTAGGATCTGATTACTTACGAATTGGATCGAAGATTTTTGGAGAAAGGGAATAAACAAATGAATCCAATAGAAACAGTGGGTATTGTGGGTCTAGGTAAAATGGGTGCGGCAATCGCAACAGCCCTAGTGAAAAAAGGAACTAAGGTATATGGATTTGATCCCAATCTAAAAGAATCTCCTGTAAAAGGAGTGGTTCTTGTCAAAACGCTTGAAGCCATTCGTAATGAGTCCGAAGTCATCGTGATTGCTGTGAAACCAAACCTTGTGGTTCCCGTATTAAAAGAATTTTCGAAACCTGCTACTTTTGTATCCATTGCCGCAGGAATTTCCTTTTCGCAAATCACGGAAAATGCCCCCCAAGGTTCTTTGGCCGTGCGAGTGATGCCAAATTTACCTCTTGTGGCAGAAAGGGGAGCCTTTGCTTACTTTTGTGAAGACAATGCCGCAACAAACGTAGAACAATTGTTTTATGGAATGGGAACTGGGATTCGAGTGGCTAAAGAGTCGCTCATGGATGCCGTGACAGGGCTTTCTGGGTCTGGTCCTGCTTATGTATTAACGTTTTTACAAGCAATGGCAGAAGGTGGTTTGCAAGAGGGACTCAGTTACGAGGAGTCTTTATCTTTGGCAATGGAAACTATAGAGGGAACTCTTGTGTATTTTCGATCTTTACGTAAAGAAGACAAAAACTTACACCCTATGGAAGTGAAAAATTGGGTCACGTCTCCGGGTGGAACTACCATTCATGGATTGGATGCTTTGGAAAGGGGAGGATTCTCAACCGCCGTTAGAGATGCAATTCATAGAGCGACGGAGAGAAGTAAGGAATTAGGGAAAGGATAATAACGGTTGCGCGGACAGGATTCGAACCTGTGGCCTTTGGGTTATGAGCCCAACGAGCTACCAGCTGCTCCACCGCGCGGTATAAAACCATTATTTTTAAGATTGGTTAATTGTCAACTTAAACATTATGAAAACTTCTCTATTTTCTTTCGTAAGTAAATTTATCGATTTCCATCAAAATCTTACTTTACAGTAGTCAAAAAAGACGAATGATTCCTATCTTATACAGAATTCTGGCGGTGCGTTTTGTCTTTTAAAGAAAACACTGATATCGTTTTTGAGCATTACGAAAAAAAAATCTACGACCAAAAACAACTACTGGAAATCTCTCGTGCCCTGAATTCCACGTTAGACTATAAATACTTAATTGATGCCATTTTGAATATTTGTTTGGCCCAGTTGCAGACACTCCACGCTGCCATGTACTTAGAGCCAGAAATTGATTTGGGTTTGTTTA
This genomic window from Leptospira bandrabouensis contains:
- a CDS encoding YggS family pyridoxal phosphate-dependent enzyme; its protein translation is MADYGSSYLSIQTSLKDLYPNRSPIIIAVSKTKPYEVVREAYLQGIREFGENYIPEAIAKFTKLREEFPDAESSVHLHHIGPVQSGTLRKLFGVFSHTHGVGSISSLKELLKRAEKEKKQIRYFIQANLTEENTKHGMGFETLRNMKDSLSSYQNEFCIWEGFMGMGPSTGDLAETKEVFSLLAELRDTYFPDKKLSMGMSGDYEIAASLGSDYLRIGSKIFGERE
- the proC gene encoding pyrroline-5-carboxylate reductase, with product MNPIETVGIVGLGKMGAAIATALVKKGTKVYGFDPNLKESPVKGVVLVKTLEAIRNESEVIVIAVKPNLVVPVLKEFSKPATFVSIAAGISFSQITENAPQGSLAVRVMPNLPLVAERGAFAYFCEDNAATNVEQLFYGMGTGIRVAKESLMDAVTGLSGSGPAYVLTFLQAMAEGGLQEGLSYEESLSLAMETIEGTLVYFRSLRKEDKNLHPMEVKNWVTSPGGTTIHGLDALERGGFSTAVRDAIHRATERSKELGKG